In Anopheles arabiensis isolate DONGOLA chromosome 2, AaraD3, whole genome shotgun sequence, the genomic window GTTGGTCCTGGGTggattttttccccttcctttCGGTGGGCGGGTACCTTGTGTCCATCGCACGTGAAAAGCACGCATGCAGATGAGTGTATGTGACCCGTGTGTGCGAGGGAAAATCGTGTACATATGCATGTGCTGGGATGCGAAATGTACGCAAATTCCGATTTTCACCACCTACGCGCGCTTCGGCAAATGTCCACGAAAAATAtaaggctgctgctggtcggagTGCGTCGTGGCCGTTATTGGTTCCCGATTTGCATAACACGGCCCAAATGTGCGTCACAAGAAAAAGCTACTCAAGTGCTGCACAGCGCAACAGGGGTGGGGAAGCTTTGAGAATGCGTACACTACGTACCCGATTGGTTGACTTCTCGGGGGTTCAACGTGTGCAATTGTACAATCATCGCAACTTTGGGGAAAAAGCAATCCCGTCTCGGTGTGTGTACTCCTGATGGGAGAAGAAAACACTTTTTTCGGGGTGGGAGTCATCAAATGTTTGACTTGTAAAGTGACGAATGTATACCTTTAACCTTAAACATTATATCCATTTTCTGATGAAAGTCtcgatttttgatttttttttttaaatgttgagCATTCATCAAATCCATTCAATTCTCCAATAAGAACTACATAGGAATGTAATAACATGAAATCTATTCCATTTTCCAATAAGAACTACATTTCACTTTaagcaaattaattttaacgctttttttttccGCTCTCCCTCTTTTTCCGTTTACAGAATCGcttctgatgatgatgatggccacAGCAACCAAGGGCAAACGCCCGCTCCGTCACCTCACGGCGACGGACAAGATCGACGCGATCCAGCGCATCCACGACGGCGAGTCGAAGGCGTCGGTCGCCCGGGACATTGGCGTGCCGGAGTCGACGCTGCGCGGCTGGTGCAAGAACGAGGAGAAGCTGCGCTACATGTCCCGCCAGTCGGTCGAGAACGCGGAGAAGCTCAGCAACGAGGCGACCGCGGCCGCACTgacggcggccgccgccgccgaacTGTTCAGCGGACCGCCCGAGAAGCGCCTCAAGCTCGAGTCGGCCATGTTCGGGGGCAACGGTAAGCTCAAGTACGACGACAGCTTCTACAAGGTGGCGGCTGCCGCCCGCGGCTCCCTCAACGGGCTCGACCTGTCcggcggaggaggaggcggcggcggcggagcgGGCAGCGGCGTCGACAAGTCCGGGCCGCTCGGCGTGTCCGGCGGCGACATCATCATGAACGGGCTGGCGGGCGCATCGCCGGCCGACTTTAGCCAGTTCGCCAAGACGGCGGCCGAAATGTCGGCGCTCAGCAAATCGAAGGCGTACGGGGCGGAGCTGGGcaagcaccatcaccacgggGGCGATCCGTCCAAAGCCGACCACCATCTGTCGATGGCCGCCATCAGCCCGCTGACCAGTCTGAGCCACCTGTCGGGCATGTCGGGGCTGGGGCAGAGCCCGCTCGCCCTCAGCTTCAACGACATCGCCACCAACCTGAACCTGATCGCGcagctcaacaacaaccacagccTGGCCACGATGTCCAGCCTGGCCGGGGGGCTCAATACGGCCGCGgcggcagccgccgccgcccagTCCCTGCGCAACGTGCGCCCGAAGGGCTCCGGCAGCTCGGCCGCCAATAACAATGGCGGCACGGGCGGAGGCAATGGACGAGGCAGCAATCTGCAGGACAGCAGTAACGGtggaggcggcggcggaggCGGCACCGGTGGTTCGGCGAACGGGACGGGCAGCGGCGGCACGGACAAGTCGTCCGCGGGCGGCTCGACCGGCCCGTCGCTCACGGTGCGCAATCTCGccaagctgcagcagcagaaaagcTCGTCCGGCGAGCTCCTCGGTAACGGTATGCTTCACCAACAGTCCCACCACCACGCTGCTGGGCTCTCGACACTGTCTGAGCAGTATCGAAAATCCAGCAACCACTCTAGCAATCCCGCCACTAGCACACCCACTACAACCACTACCAATGCTTCCGTAGGTCGCGACCCGAATGCCGCCCCCGTCGACGATGCGCTCTGGTACTGGCTCAAGTCGCAGCAGGCGATGCTCGGTCTGAACAATCTGTACACGGCGCTGCCGCGCGCCGCCAGCCACAGCCCGCCGACGCCGCCCCCGCCCCTGGGACTCAACAGCTCCGTGACGGCCGGGGCCGGATCGCCGAACCAGACCGCGCTGCCGCCGACCGCGCACACGCCCCAcacgccaccgccgccgctcgTCGGTCCGCCGCTCGTCAGCACGCCGCAACCGACGCCACCGTCGTCGGCCCCGTCGCTCACGCCCGAGGACACGAAGAACTCGTCCTGGTTCTGGCAGTGGTACAAAACGTTCGGCGCCTCGCTGATGCCCGGCGGCGGTACGGGCGGTGGCACCGGCTCCAGCGCGGTAGTCCCCGACAGCAAGCAGGCGCTgcgcgaacagcagcagcagcaggcggccCAGCAGGCCGCCATCGCGGCCGCACTGCaccatcacaacaacaacaacaactcgcTCAGCCAGCAGAACCAAAACAGTGGCGCCTCGGGGCAGAAGGGCGGGGCGGCCGCAACGGCCGCCTCGCTGACCGCCGCCTACGAGAACATCCTCTACTCGCAGCTGACCAAGGGCTCGAGCGCGGTCGACAcgctcaacaacaaccaccatcaccatctgAACCACCATCTCAGTGCGCACCTGAAGGACGAACCGATGGATCTGAACATCATGGGCGGGGCGGCGAACGATGGTGACTCCAAGCCGGAGGACCTGTCGAACCATCACGCCGGCAGCGGCAAGGCCGGCAATGGGGACGAGCGGCGACCATCGCGCTACCACCCGCATCCCAACTCGCCCAGCCGGCCTTCGTCGGCCTCGTCGGTGGCGTCCTCCGCGATGAGCGCTCACGGGTCGCGGGAGGGGGGCGGTGAGCGGTTGCTGCGACCGGTACGCACCTCCGAGGAGCGTGCGAACGACGACGAACTGGCCGCCGCACTCGACGATGGTGAGGAGCGCGAGGCGAAATCGTCCGTCACCGCGGTAGTGGAGGCCACCTCGACCGATGCCTGCGGTGGTCTCAATGGGGTGGAGGAGCACGACGAGGAGGagatggaggaggaggaggatgacgaTGAGGAGCGAGCGGCACGCATCGCTGACGGGCCGCGCGAGAccgcagacgacgaacccgacCAGGGGAAGGTGACACCGGCGCCAGAGGACGAGCGAAAGCGTGCTGGACTGAAACGCCGCCGCTGCTCGTCGACCGACGCGAAGGAGGCGCTGGACAACATCCTGTTcagcggcaacagcaacgATCGGTGCTCCACTACCAGCAGCGCGGCGCCATCGCCCCCTCCACCGCTGCTTGCGATGGTCGTGCGCGGAGGATCCATCAGCCCGACGACCGGCACTGCGCTCACGGAGCtgaacggcggcggcggcgacgaaCTGACCCGGCTGGATGCGAAGGGCGAAGCAAGCACCGGTGCGGAGGATGCGAAGAGCGAAACGTCCGAAGACTCCAACCACGGGCAGCAGACGGTGGCCGTGGCGGACATCCGCAACTCGGCCGAGGCGGTGGAACACGGTGAGAAGTTCCTAAAGTGGCTCGAAGCCTGCAGCGACCCCAACGTGACCGCCATGCAGGTGATGCAGTTCAAGTACCTGCTCAACAGCATCAAGCTGAGTGCCGAGCGGCAACTGCAAACTGCGACGGCCGGCAGTGCGTTGGCAGGGGCCGGTACCGAGGAGCGCACGCGTATCCgcaagcgcaagtaaggcgcGTCGCTTGCTGCCCGCGTCGTGTATCGTTGTACATAGTGATGTATGTCGGCGTACGGCCACGCTCATCGGGTTTGCCGCAAACAACTAGACCCCAAAACTAGAACTAACTTAGGGCGACCTATATTAAGTAGTTGaattttttcatttccatacattcCCAAATTGATGATAAAGCTCCTAAACTTTCGAGCGGGAGCGGGTTAACGTATTGCAATATATGTTTCTGTTGATTCTGTTCGTTCGTCTGAAACATTTGCCGCAAAACATTCCAAAATTGGAGGCAATATTTACTCTAAATCGCCATAGGAAACAAATAGCATGAATTACTAACCCCTCCCCTCTTCCCCCTGAATGGATCTTCCGTTTTCTCTACTCCTTTTTGGCTGAGTTATCATTAAGTTGTAGTTAATCTGctgctccccccccctcccctctttctctctcccgtATATGTGTACCTATTGTTAATAAGTTTGTAAATAGCGTTCGAGCGATCGTGGGCAGGGTTATTGAAGGAGTTTCGATTTAAAGCAGAAAACAAACTGGCCAAAGCGAGCATTTACAGATAATGGGTGGATCGACACATTTAGAAGATAATGATACTGGGCTCGAGGATTAAAGCGTATCCCGTTCACCCTACCACCTGAAGCAAACTACGGTATGAAAAATCCATCTATTTGTTGCGCGGATCCATGATGCCAAATGTACAACTACTTAGAAAGCACACTTTAACTTATGTAACTTAACGAAATGCGGTAACGATACAAAGGGTGGAAGGGACAACAGCTACAgctccacacgcacacacacacactccacatGCTCACGCAGCAAGCGCGATATGGAGGTACAAACGGCCGTGTTTCCCTCCGCTCTTTGGTTTAGACGCAAGATCTCGTAGAGTATGTGTTTGCGCTATTTTCCCCCGCAAGGGAGAACTTGTCACGCACTGAATGGATGTccttatgtgtgttttttgctcaaGCATTAATTAAATCGTAAAACTAAACAGCCAACATATTTCAAACTCTAAACGGTAGTAGCAGCGACagaaatttaaaacaacaaacgctCCATTTCTCTCAGCTCTCTTTGCTGTGATGAGGGGGAGTGTAGGTTACAATGCATCAAATAATTGTAACGAGACGTATGTGAGGCTCATCATCCTGACagcccacatacacacacacacaaaacagatTCTTTACATGAAAATATCCGCAAAGTCAAGCGGGGCAAGTATTTCATTTTaggaaatattgaaaaaaaaattgtaaaataattcAGACCGTTGACAGAGGGAGCAAAAACCGAAAACTGGGAGTCAAAAACAATTCAAGCGCAAAAGAggatgagaagaaaaaaatattatatatatacacatacgaacaaacacccacacacatctATATTCTATATATttaggtaaaaaaaaagacggaGAAAGCGAAAATAGGGCGGACAATTTAGGCAGCGCGACAAACAAATGTCATTGTGATTTTTTGGACTATTTCCTAGTAAACGAAAAATTCCTCtagcagaagaaaaagcgGAAAGGTAGCAGCGCACGAAAACGTAGGAAGCAAACTGTGCGCCAAGATGCTGTTAGCGGTGCGCACGCGCGCCCCACTTTATTAGCGGATAGTGTTTTAGGATAACAATTAATGGCaaaagcagaacaaaaacaaaaacggaaatCAACGCGCAACGGGGCGCGAATGAAGAAAATCTTTGCAAAAGACACAaaacagagacacacacacacacactgatgatATTCCTATGTATAAACAAAACGTGAAGTAATTGTAAAATTTGAACTCTATCactaaaaagaaaatgttgaaCATACATAAATGAAATTTGCGAATACACACTACATTATcaaatgcgaaaaaaaaattgttcacATGTGGTTGGTTATTCTTTTCCttctgttttttgtatgttatGCAGCCCCGTGATGAGAAATGATAAACTGGACGAAAGACGGACGAAACCCATTTCCACTAATATCGTATGGGAAAGAACCCCCCTCTGCTTGTTGCTATGTTACCACTTACCATGTTCACTTGATCCACCAGCGGCTCGTACACGATGTAGTCCGCCACAAACGCAGCAATCTCCTGCCAGGACCCGATCAGATCCGGAAACAGCAGCACGGCAGGTCGCAGCGTGGTGCACACGAACTTCTGCACCCCGCACTCGTTCGGTGGGGCCAGCACCAATGGCTGCCGGTGGGGGAACTTTTCCCTGTACTGCTGGCGAAAGTTTTccgcaaacagcagcaccagcttcTCCTTCGACGAGAGCGTCCGGTAGGTGTCCGGATAGTCGACAGCGTCCTCGCCGGTCTGCCCATCGACCGGTGGCTGGTAGGCCGGGAAGCAGGTGTCGATAACGCCGAGCTTCCGCTTCATTGCTTCAAGCGTTTCGTTGCCGGGCCGCAGCTCCACGGACAGCTCGGGCGAAAACCGCACGGACGGTTGTTTCGTTGGTGTCGGGGGCGGTATGCGCAGTTCACGCGCCTGGGCCCGCTTGTCGCGTAGCTTCTTGATGAGTATGTCGGCGACGTTGGCCGAAATCGAACTTTCCCGGGAGGACATTTCAAGCGGTTGAGTGTGtcgcgaacgaacgaaagaaTGGAACTGAACGGGCTTGTTTGCCGGCGGATGGTTCCTTCGATGGAAACGGCGGGGTCCGCAAACAGCTGTGGTCGGGTTGACCGTTGCCATGGTAACGTGTAAAATCGATCCGTTGCTACGAACTGTTGCCCAGTCCAGCTGGGCCCGCCGTGAAGAATGGTTGGAgtttcagtttgtttgttttgttcaacaCGTTTCATTTATACATATTGTCTACTATTGAACTTCCATAGAGTATGAAAGTAAGTATATATGAAAGTAAGTAAAtatgaaagtaaataaatatgtataatgctttttctgaaatttttgttatgataaatatatttatgGACTTAGTTTCCTGCCACTATTAAATATGATTCTGATTAAGTTtaacgataacaaaaaaatattaaaaaaaaaacataattttgatAAATACGTAAACAGCAAAAACCTCTAACCAGCTATGAAAACGCTATGTGTTGTTGCGAAACTCAAAATCACTCCCTCTTTACCGTTCCACAGCTTCAATAAACACGTTCAGTGCGCATGTATTGTTCGCAATTGTGGAAAAGAGCATCGGTGACTTCAATGCTGCGGGTGCTGCAAAATTCAAGACACGAACCCTAAGTTAAAGCTGAAACCGTTCACATACTATTATTGTTGAAAATTGTACGTGTTTTTGAAAGTTAATGTAAACTGAATTATAATgttgttaacatttttttagtacaacattttaaataaatttaattaaaataaaataaaatatttgttctAAAACGTCCAAAACATTAACTGTGGAACGACCATTGTGCTCAAACGATCGGCAAACCATCGGTTCCAGCGGTATGCGCCTCGCACTTTCAGTTTCATTTCGATCTCTCACTGGATCGCACGCGTCCAAAGCTCTTCTGCGGCTTTTCCCATCGGCTCTCCGCAGACACTGCCGCGTAAGAGCTGTCAaagctgtttgttttgattgtggGAAGCTTTTGCCTGTCCCGCAGCGGGAAAGAAATCTACGAAATTTCTACTGCCTTCGCACTCAAATAGGAGTGGGaaggtgtctgtgtgtgtgtgtgcctttgtttgttctttcatTTGCATCGCTTACTAAACAGGAAGCGCTCTCATCTTAAAGAGAGTACGCCAATACGCATCATGGTGACGACGGTGGCAGCAGGCGAAAAAGAAAGATCCGGTTCGGAACAAGCAGCTGAAAATGTGTCGAAAATGAGCAAGCAGAAGAGCAAGGCAGATGAGCCAAGTGACAAAAGTGAACCAAAGTAAGTGTGCGATGGATGCGATGCTGTTTTGAGGGTTGAAATATCAAATACGTGGCCATTAAACATGGCGACCCGGGCTGTGTTACAAGGGGGGAGGCTCATGGCGTCCCCTCCCAGCAGCTGGGAGCATCTCGTGGAGCGTTGCGCAAGAGTTGCGGTGAAAGATGGTTTCGTTGCTGTAATCGACGCACACAGTAGGCCGCGCTGATGAGCCATTGTGCGGCTAAAACGCGTGAAGGTTAGCGTGCCACGATGAGCGTTTTTCGAGAAAGACCGGTTTTGAGGTTTGGAGTGGAAGCGAAATGTCGCCAGCCTAATGCAAACACACCGTGGAGGGAAACTTTTAAATGGCATTTTTGTTGATCATTGCAATGCAAAGACCTTCCATCTATTGGAATTGCAGTCCCATCGTGTTTATTTCGAATTGCACGGTAACGCTACACCTTACTGATACCTATCCACAGAAGCTGGTGGTGGCTGCTCTTTGGGGTGATTCTGCTGCTGACTCTCGGCACGCGCTTCTACAACGTCACCGTGCCGGACCACGTGTGCTGGGATGAGACACATTTCGGCAAGATGGGCAGCTGGTACATTAACCGGACGTTCTTCTTCGACGTGCATCCGCCGCTCGGCAAGATGCTGATCGGTCTTTCCGGCTACCTTACCGGGTACGATGGCACCTACCCGTTCGACAAGCCCGGCGATAAGTACAACGGTACCCACTACGAAGGAATGCGTATCGTAAGTGCCACACTCGAACCAATGTAAGGAACATTGCCTCTAAAGCCTCTAAACCCCGTCCTTGCAGTTCTGTACGGCGCTCGGGGCAGCAGTCGTGCCGATGTCCTTCCACACCGTCTGGGACATGACGGGCTCGCTGACCGCGTCCACGTTTGCGGCCGCCTACATCCTGTTCGACATTGGCATGCTCATCCTGAACCGCTACATCCTGCTCGACCCGCCGCTGATCTTCTTCATGACCGCCTCCGTCATGGGGATGGCGCGCGTGTCCCGGTTGACCCGCGAGGCGGCCAGCTTCACCCGCGCCTGGTGGGTGTGGCTCGCGTTCACCGGTGCGATGCTGGCCTGCACTATTAGCGTGAAGTTTGTCGGCCTGTTCGTGGTGCTGCTCGTCGGCCTGCACACGGCCAGCGATCTGTGGGACGTGCTCGGCGACCTTTCGCTGCCCATCACGCACACCGTCCGGCAGTTGGCGGCCCGTGCCGTTACGCTGATTGTGCTGCCCGTCCTGCTGTACGCCAGCTTCTTCTACATCCATCTGGCCGTGCTGAAccgcagcggcagcggcgacGGGTTCTACAGCTCCGGCTTTCAGTCCAACCTGGTCGGCAACTCGCTGTACAACGTGTCGATGCCGCGGCAGGTGGCTTACGGTGCGGTCGTGACGCTGAAAAACCACAAGACGGGCGGCGGCTACCTGCACTCCCACAATCACCTGTACCCGAAGGGGTTCGGGGCCCGCCAGCAGCAGGTCACGACGTACAGCCACAAGGACGAGAATAACCGGTGGCTCATCAAGCCGTACGACAAGCAGACGGTCGAGAACGTGACGCTGATCAGGCACGGCGATTTGGTGCGCCTCGAGCATGTGCAGACGCTGCGCAATCTGCACTCGCACCGTGAGCAGGGACCGGTGACGAAGAAGCATCTGCAAGTTACGTGCTACGGGGAGGTGAGTTGGGGTTCCGAGCTGAAGGAGTGTAGGAAGTATTagaaaaacccaaaacaaaaaaaaacacgtcaGTCTTGCGTGTTTGAAGCAGTGAAAGCTCACGAGTAGATTCGATGAAACGGAAAAGTTGTATAGGTGGCGCTAGTGTCGCACAGGGGAATGGTTTGAAACCGCGCTAAAGCTGCACAGTGAGACCGATGTCGCTGAGCGTTATAAATTTGAAATTCTGTTTTGGTGATTTAactttgataattttaatttaattttaaatgctGCAAATCTTAAgcatgtttgcaaaaaaaaatttaactaAAACATTGTTTCTTCCCCCCCATCAGGAGGGCCAAGGAGACACGAACGACGTGTGGATGGTGCAGATCGTCGGTGGCAAGGCGGGCCAGGCGGTCGAAACCGTTACGAGCCGGCTCACCTTCTACCACTACATTGAGCGCTGCGtgctcaccaccaccaacaagcaGCTGCCCAAGTGGGGCTTCGAGCAGCAGGAGGTGACCTGCAATCCGAACATTCGCGACAAAGCCGCCCAATGGAACGTGGAGGACAATCAGTTTGACAAATGTAACTACCGCGCGTAACGCATCTCCTCTTTCCGCTCCCTTGCAGGCGCCTTGGTGTGTGACAAATTTTATTAACTTCTGCTTACCCTCCGTTTCGCACTgctttcccccctccccagtGCCGAGCGTTAACTTTCAGGTTTATGCGCCCGGCTTCATTAGTCGCTTCTTCGAGTCGCACGCCGTCATGCTGCAGGGCAATGCCGGGCTGAAGCCAAAAGAGGGTGAAGTCACCAGCCGACCGTGGCAATGGCCCATCAACTATCGGGTGAGTAACCGTCTTGTGATGGCTGGGCGTTTTGGGGGTTTTGGATGTATCGATTTTAAAGTCTTGCTAATCAAAATCTAGAAGGTGCGTGTAGGACAAAAAGCCAACTGCAGACGGCAGTGAGTATTGTGTCCGTTTGCTGATCGTTATTGCATGGGTCGTTAGGGATCAGTTTTGTTGACATCATAAGGCACAATTTAGCACCAATTATCCCAATGTCAATAACCCCTTTTATTGCTACGCAAAAGGGATTATGAAGCCGATTGATAACCCATTCCTTAAGAGGTAAGGCAAATCATTATGCAAAAAACG contains:
- the LOC120894680 gene encoding protein distal antenna-like isoform X2, which gives rise to MMMMATATKGKRPLRHLTATDKIDAIQRIHDGESKASVARDIGVPESTLRGWCKNEEKLRYMSRQSVENAEKLSNEATAAALTAAAAAELFSGPPEKRLKLESAMFGGNGKLKYDDSFYKVAAAARGSLNGLDLSGGGGGGGGGAGSGVDKSGPLGVSGGDIIMNGLAGASPADFSQFAKTAAEMSALSKSKAYGAELGKHHHHGGDPSKADHHLSMAAISPLTSLSHLSGMSGLGQSPLALSFNDIATNLNLIAQLNNNHSLATMSSLAGGLNTAAAAAAAAQSLRNVRPKGSGSSAANNNGGTGGGNGRGSNLQDSSNGGGGGGGGTGGSANGTGSGGTDKSSAGGSTGPSLTVRNLAKLQQQKSSSGELLGNGRDPNAAPVDDALWYWLKSQQAMLGLNNLYTALPRAASHSPPTPPPPLGLNSSVTAGAGSPNQTALPPTAHTPHTPPPPLVGPPLVSTPQPTPPSSAPSLTPEDTKNSSWFWQWYKTFGASLMPGGGTGGGTGSSAVVPDSKQALREQQQQQAAQQAAIAAALHHHNNNNNSLSQQNQNSGASGQKGGAAATAASLTAAYENILYSQLTKGSSAVDTLNNNHHHHLNHHLSAHLKDEPMDLNIMGGAANDGDSKPEDLSNHHAGSGKAGNGDERRPSRYHPHPNSPSRPSSASSVASSAMSAHGSREGGGERLLRPVRTSEERANDDELAAALDDGEEREAKSSVTAVVEATSTDACGGLNGVEEHDEEEMEEEEDDDEERAARIADGPRETADDEPDQGKVTPAPEDERKRAGLKRRRCSSTDAKEALDNILFSGNSNDRCSTTSSAAPSPPPPLLAMVVRGGSISPTTGTALTELNGGGGDELTRLDAKGEASTGAEDAKSETSEDSNHGQQTVAVADIRNSAEAVEHGEKFLKWLEACSDPNVTAMQVMQFKYLLNSIKLSAERQLQTATAGSALAGAGTEERTRIRKRK
- the LOC120894680 gene encoding protein distal antenna-like isoform X1, with translation MMMMATATKGKRPLRHLTATDKIDAIQRIHDGESKASVARDIGVPESTLRGWCKNEEKLRYMSRQSVENAEKLSNEATAAALTAAAAAELFSGPPEKRLKLESAMFGGNGKLKYDDSFYKVAAAARGSLNGLDLSGGGGGGGGGAGSGVDKSGPLGVSGGDIIMNGLAGASPADFSQFAKTAAEMSALSKSKAYGAELGKHHHHGGDPSKADHHLSMAAISPLTSLSHLSGMSGLGQSPLALSFNDIATNLNLIAQLNNNHSLATMSSLAGGLNTAAAAAAAAQSLRNVRPKGSGSSAANNNGGTGGGNGRGSNLQDSSNGGGGGGGGTGGSANGTGSGGTDKSSAGGSTGPSLTVRNLAKLQQQKSSSGELLGNGMLHQQSHHHAAGLSTLSEQYRKSSNHSSNPATSTPTTTTTNASVGRDPNAAPVDDALWYWLKSQQAMLGLNNLYTALPRAASHSPPTPPPPLGLNSSVTAGAGSPNQTALPPTAHTPHTPPPPLVGPPLVSTPQPTPPSSAPSLTPEDTKNSSWFWQWYKTFGASLMPGGGTGGGTGSSAVVPDSKQALREQQQQQAAQQAAIAAALHHHNNNNNSLSQQNQNSGASGQKGGAAATAASLTAAYENILYSQLTKGSSAVDTLNNNHHHHLNHHLSAHLKDEPMDLNIMGGAANDGDSKPEDLSNHHAGSGKAGNGDERRPSRYHPHPNSPSRPSSASSVASSAMSAHGSREGGGERLLRPVRTSEERANDDELAAALDDGEEREAKSSVTAVVEATSTDACGGLNGVEEHDEEEMEEEEDDDEERAARIADGPRETADDEPDQGKVTPAPEDERKRAGLKRRRCSSTDAKEALDNILFSGNSNDRCSTTSSAAPSPPPPLLAMVVRGGSISPTTGTALTELNGGGGDELTRLDAKGEASTGAEDAKSETSEDSNHGQQTVAVADIRNSAEAVEHGEKFLKWLEACSDPNVTAMQVMQFKYLLNSIKLSAERQLQTATAGSALAGAGTEERTRIRKRK
- the LOC120896807 gene encoding protein O-mannosyl-transferase 2, producing MVTTVAAGEKERSGSEQAAENVSKMSKQKSKADEPSDKSEPKSWWWLLFGVILLLTLGTRFYNVTVPDHVCWDETHFGKMGSWYINRTFFFDVHPPLGKMLIGLSGYLTGYDGTYPFDKPGDKYNGTHYEGMRIFCTALGAAVVPMSFHTVWDMTGSLTASTFAAAYILFDIGMLILNRYILLDPPLIFFMTASVMGMARVSRLTREAASFTRAWWVWLAFTGAMLACTISVKFVGLFVVLLVGLHTASDLWDVLGDLSLPITHTVRQLAARAVTLIVLPVLLYASFFYIHLAVLNRSGSGDGFYSSGFQSNLVGNSLYNVSMPRQVAYGAVVTLKNHKTGGGYLHSHNHLYPKGFGARQQQVTTYSHKDENNRWLIKPYDKQTVENVTLIRHGDLVRLEHVQTLRNLHSHREQGPVTKKHLQVTCYGEEGQGDTNDVWMVQIVGGKAGQAVETVTSRLTFYHYIERCVLTTTNKQLPKWGFEQQEVTCNPNIRDKAAQWNVEDNQFDKLPSVNFQVYAPGFISRFFESHAVMLQGNAGLKPKEGEVTSRPWQWPINYRGQFFSGSDHRVYLLGNPIIWWSNLVFLALFLIIFGVEIIRYQRNSAASPPDTARTCPAPPAADATKWKLLRAAVWLFGGWLIHYLPFYAMGRVLYFHHYFPALVFNSMLAGVMLDYITGRLPGWLRHACLGTAMAGLVYSFVLFSPLAYGMSGPFSHEPNSTLASLKWLSSWEF